From a single Oceanobacillus kimchii X50 genomic region:
- the glpK gene encoding glycerol kinase GlpK — MSEKFILSIDQGTTSSRAILFNHKGEIVESAQKEFEQFFPKPGWVEHDANEIWTSVLACIADVLRKADIEANQIEGIGITNQRETTVVWDKNTGRPIYKAIVWQSRQTESICKELKEQGYEDTIRHKTGLLIDPYFSGTKVKWILDNVDGAREKAEAGDLSFGTIDSWLIYRLSGGKTHVTDYSNASRTLMFNIYDLKWDDELLEILDVPKSMLPEVKPSSEVYAHTVSYHFFGEEIPIAGVAGDQQAALFGQACFDKGMAKNTYGTGCFLLMNTGEEPVRSKHGLLTTLAWGVDGKVEYALEGSIFVAGSAIQWLRDGLRLIESSPQSEKLASQVETTDGVYLVPAFVGLGTPYWDSDARGAVFGLTRGTKKEHFVRATLESLAYQTKDVMDAMLADSDIDLKTLRVDGGAVKNNLLMQFQSDILGVTVERPVVQETTALGSAYLAGLAVGFWKDKDEIAKQWLNEKTFENKMDEEESAHLYKGWQKAVEATRSFKFES, encoded by the coding sequence ATGTCAGAAAAATTTATTTTGTCCATTGACCAAGGAACAACAAGCTCTCGCGCAATACTTTTTAATCATAAGGGTGAAATCGTTGAATCTGCTCAAAAGGAATTTGAGCAATTCTTCCCAAAACCAGGTTGGGTGGAACACGATGCAAATGAGATATGGACGTCTGTATTAGCTTGTATTGCTGATGTATTAAGAAAAGCAGATATAGAAGCAAATCAAATTGAAGGAATTGGAATTACCAATCAACGTGAAACAACGGTAGTTTGGGATAAGAATACGGGTAGACCAATATATAAGGCCATTGTTTGGCAATCTCGTCAAACGGAAAGCATTTGTAAGGAATTAAAAGAACAAGGATATGAAGATACAATCCGTCATAAGACAGGATTGTTAATTGACCCTTATTTCTCTGGCACAAAAGTAAAATGGATTTTAGACAATGTAGATGGAGCTAGAGAAAAAGCAGAAGCTGGAGATTTATCATTTGGAACAATTGATAGTTGGTTAATATATCGATTATCTGGTGGTAAAACACACGTAACAGATTATTCCAACGCCTCTCGTACATTAATGTTTAATATTTATGATTTAAAATGGGATGATGAGTTATTAGAAATATTGGATGTGCCGAAAAGTATGCTTCCTGAAGTAAAACCATCTTCTGAAGTATATGCGCATACTGTTTCCTATCATTTCTTTGGTGAAGAAATACCTATTGCAGGTGTAGCTGGTGACCAGCAAGCTGCATTATTCGGTCAAGCTTGTTTCGATAAAGGTATGGCTAAAAATACGTATGGTACTGGCTGTTTCTTATTAATGAATACAGGAGAAGAACCGGTACGCTCTAAACATGGGCTACTTACTACGCTTGCTTGGGGAGTAGATGGTAAGGTTGAGTATGCACTGGAAGGTAGTATTTTTGTTGCTGGATCTGCAATCCAATGGCTTCGGGATGGATTAAGACTTATTGAATCAAGTCCACAAAGTGAAAAATTAGCATCGCAAGTTGAGACTACAGATGGTGTGTATTTGGTACCGGCGTTTGTTGGTCTTGGCACACCTTACTGGGATAGTGATGCTCGTGGAGCTGTATTTGGCTTAACTCGCGGGACAAAGAAGGAACATTTTGTTCGTGCAACATTAGAATCTTTGGCATATCAAACAAAAGATGTCATGGATGCAATGTTAGCGGATTCTGATATTGATTTGAAGACATTGCGCGTCGATGGCGGAGCAGTTAAAAATAATTTACTGATGCAGTTCCAGAGTGATATTCTAGGTGTAACTGTTGAAAGACCTGTCGTTCAAGAAACCACTGCACTTGGTTCGGCTTATTTAGCAGGATTAGCAGTAGGATTCTGGAAAGATAAAGATGAAATTGCAAAACAATGGTTAAATGAAAAGACATTTGAAAATAAAATGGATGAAGAAGAAAGTGCACATCTTTATAAAGGATGGCAAAAGGCCGTTGAAGCTA